The Tolypothrix sp. PCC 7712 region CATGAGTCTATGGTAAAACTTGCTAAAGAAGTTATTCAGAGAGCAGGTAGATAATGGAAGCATCACAAATTGCAAATTTATTAAGGGCTATTGCAGAACTTGTAGAATCCGATCCGCAAGTTGCCAAGGCTGTAGAAAAATGTTTAGCTAATAGTTTAAATGCTCATAAAAGTAAAGATTCATCTGAAATAAAACAAAAGCAGCCAAATCCTAGTAAAACTTTGGAAAATGGCGATGTTATCCTTGCTGAATGTCGGCAAATTTTACGCGAACATGGTGAAGAACAACTAAGGCTTTACTTAACTGAGCTAGGGGAGAAGGTTAGAGAATTATTGAAACACGGTCAACTTGACCCAAATCGCTCTATCCGTCGCCGTAAAGATTTAGGTAATATTATTGAGCATATTATTCAAAAATTACAAGCTCAAGATAAAAGCGGAAAATTACTTGCAGCATCAATTTCTAAAACATGACACATATTTAAAAATAAACCGTTTTTCTTAATCCTAATTTTGCTGTTCTAACCAAGCTACCAAATCATTAACTACAGAAAAATCGAGCAATTCTTCTCCCAAATCTTCTAACTGTTCAGCAGATAAATTCCGAACTTGCTCAAATAATGATGTATCTATATCACCAAACCGCCGTTTAAGCATACGGCTAATCAATTTCAATGCTTCTTTTTGAACGATATCTTGATAAATTACAGATTCTTTCATAATATCCTCCCGTAAAAATTGCTGAACTAAATCCTTTTCAAATCGCAACCCTGCCAAAATCTCTACACAACCAGCTATATTTTGTCGCTGATCCCTATTTGGAATTGTAGCGATTCGTTCAGCAACTTGGGCAAGCAGTCCTTGCGGTGAGTCAGATCTGGTTAATGTTGCTAAAGGTAACAGTGCAGGATTGTCCAAAAATGTTGTTGAATCTTGTTCCCAGAGACGAACAACCTGATATTGGTGAATTGTTGTGTCGTCTCGATATTCTTCAATGAAAGCTACTTCGCTGGTAGTTTCTTGTAAAAAGATAACCACCTGCGTTACAGGACATCGGTATTGACGCTTTAACCTCACCGAATAATCGAGCATTCGGAAATTAAGCGGCGGATTAGATATTGTTAATGTTTGAAATTCAATATGCAGAATTTGGTTAGCAGCTTGTAGAAATGTCACTGAATCTGCACGAATTGGCTCAAGTGTCAGTTCAGTTTTTAATATTTCAATTTGTGGCGCGTCTACTCCCAGCAGCCAGCGCACAAAATCTGCTGGGTACTGTTCAGCTAAATATTTACAAGCGTTATCGTAACTCAAGCTATTTTCCGATTTTTATTTGATTATCAATTTATTTACTATAATTCTGCGATTTAATAACACAAAAAAACAGCCGCCTCCACCAGGGAAGCAGCTGTTTTGACAAATAGGGGGCTAGAAAATATTAGTAATCGAAGTCGCCGCCACCCATACCGCCACCAGCAGCAGGAGCAGCATCTTTGGGTTCAGGCTTGTCAACTACGATACATTCGGTTGTCAACACCATACCAGCAATGGAAGCAGCGTTTTGCAGAGCAGAACGAGTTACCTTAGCAGGGTCAACAATACCAGCTACAAACAAGTCAACAAACTCATTGGTTGCAGCGTTGTAGCCAACGTTGAATTCTTTTTCTTTTACGCGTTCAGCAATTACAGCGCCGTTTTGACCTGCGTTTTCTGCAATTCTCTTCAGAGGAGCAGGTAAAGCACGAGCAACAATCAACGCACCAGTTAATTCTTCACCAGAGAGGTTGCTGTTAGCCCATTCTTCCAGTTGAGGAGTTAAGTGAGCGAGGGTTGTACCACCACCAGGAACGATACCTTCTTCAACAGCAGCTTTGGTAGCGTTGATAGCGTCTTCTAAGCGCAGCTTCTTATCCTTCATTTCGGTTTCGGTAGCTGCACCGACTTTAACTACAGCAACACCACCAGCTAGTTTAGCTAGACGTTCTTGCAGTTTTTCTTTGTCGTAGGAAGATTCGGTTTCTTCAATTTGACGACGGATTTGGTCAATCCGAGCCTTAACAGCAACTTCATTACCTTCAGCAACAATTGTGGTGTTGTCTTTGGTAATGGTGATGCGGCGAGCTTTACCTAGGCTATCTAGCTTGGTGTTATCTAGCTTGAGACCAGCATCTTCGGTGATTAGTTGACCGCCGGTGAGGATAGCGATATCTTCCAGCATAGCTTTGCGGCGATCGCCAAATCCTGGAGCCTTAACAGCAGCAACGTTGAGTACACCACGTAACCGGTTAACTACCAGAGTTGCCAAAGCTTCTTTTTCAATATCTTCAGCAATGATTACTAAGGGACGACCAGCACGTGCTACTTGCTCAAGCACGGGTACAAGGTCTTGTACCAAAGCAATTTTCTTATCGGTTAACAGAATGAAAGGCTCATCGAAGACTGCTTCCATCCGTTCTGGGTCGGTAGCGAAGTAGGGAGAAATATAGCC contains the following coding sequences:
- a CDS encoding DUF4351 domain-containing protein — its product is MSYDNACKYLAEQYPADFVRWLLGVDAPQIEILKTELTLEPIRADSVTFLQAANQILHIEFQTLTISNPPLNFRMLDYSVRLKRQYRCPVTQVVIFLQETTSEVAFIEEYRDDTTIHQYQVVRLWEQDSTTFLDNPALLPLATLTRSDSPQGLLAQVAERIATIPNRDQRQNIAGCVEILAGLRFEKDLVQQFLREDIMKESVIYQDIVQKEALKLISRMLKRRFGDIDTSLFEQVRNLSAEQLEDLGEELLDFSVVNDLVAWLEQQN
- the groL gene encoding chaperonin GroEL (60 kDa chaperone family; promotes refolding of misfolded polypeptides especially under stressful conditions; forms two stacked rings of heptamers to form a barrel-shaped 14mer; ends can be capped by GroES; misfolded proteins enter the barrel where they are refolded when GroES binds); this encodes MAKRIIYNENARRALERGMDILAEAVAVTLGPKGRNVVLEKKFGAPQIVNDGVTIAKEIELEDHIENTGVALIRQAASKTNDAAGDGTTTATVLAHAIVKEGLRNVAAGANAILLKRGIDKAANFLVEKIAQHARPVEDSKAIAQVGSISAGNDEEVGQMIAQAMDKVGKEGVISLEEGKSMTTELEITEGMRFDKGYISPYFATDPERMEAVFDEPFILLTDKKIALVQDLVPVLEQVARAGRPLVIIAEDIEKEALATLVVNRLRGVLNVAAVKAPGFGDRRKAMLEDIAILTGGQLITEDAGLKLDNTKLDSLGKARRITITKDNTTIVAEGNEVAVKARIDQIRRQIEETESSYDKEKLQERLAKLAGGVAVVKVGAATETEMKDKKLRLEDAINATKAAVEEGIVPGGGTTLAHLTPQLEEWANSNLSGEELTGALIVARALPAPLKRIAENAGQNGAVIAERVKEKEFNVGYNAATNEFVDLFVAGIVDPAKVTRSALQNAASIAGMVLTTECIVVDKPEPKDAAPAAGGGMGGGDFDY